A window of the Quadrisphaera sp. DSM 44207 genome harbors these coding sequences:
- a CDS encoding DedA family protein: MTPVSVLAAADPSGAPVDGVAGWAVDLMERLGGPGAGLAIALENLFPPLPSEVILPLAGFTASRGTFTVGGALFWTTLGSVVGALALYAVGAAFGLRRTRAIAMRMPLVKVEDVDRTEAWFHRHGAKAVFFGRMIPIFRSFISIPAGVERMPLLKFVALTTAGSLIWNSVFVTAGYVLGENWHRVEGYAGTFQRVVIVVVVLAVAWFVVDRVRAVRVRRRSDGA; encoded by the coding sequence ATGACGCCCGTGTCCGTCCTGGCCGCCGCCGACCCGTCGGGGGCTCCCGTCGACGGGGTGGCCGGGTGGGCCGTGGACCTCATGGAGCGCCTCGGCGGGCCCGGCGCCGGGCTCGCGATCGCGCTGGAGAACCTCTTCCCGCCCCTGCCCAGCGAGGTGATCCTCCCCCTCGCCGGCTTCACCGCCAGCCGCGGCACCTTCACCGTCGGCGGGGCGCTGTTCTGGACGACGCTCGGCTCCGTCGTCGGGGCGCTGGCCCTCTACGCCGTCGGCGCGGCGTTCGGGCTCCGCCGCACCCGCGCGATCGCGATGCGGATGCCGCTGGTGAAGGTCGAGGACGTCGACCGCACCGAGGCCTGGTTCCACCGGCACGGCGCCAAGGCCGTCTTCTTCGGCCGGATGATCCCGATCTTCCGCAGCTTCATCTCGATCCCCGCGGGCGTCGAGCGGATGCCGCTGCTGAAGTTCGTCGCGCTGACGACCGCGGGGTCGCTGATCTGGAACTCCGTCTTCGTCACGGCCGGCTACGTGCTCGGGGAGAACTGGCACCGCGTCGAGGGGTACGCGGGCACGTTCCAGCGCGTCGTGATCGTCGTCGTCGTGCTCGCGGTGGCGTGGTTCGTCGTCGACCGCGTGCGCGCCGTCCGGGTGCGGCGCCGCTCGGACGGCGCGTGA
- a CDS encoding DNA glycosylase AlkZ-like family protein: MLLVDGPARAAALWPVLGRPGAVLVDGEVAGTWRPRQSGGRLTVQVQPWAEPSAAVRAALTEQAERLAASRGVRLAGVALP; the protein is encoded by the coding sequence ATGCTGCTCGTCGACGGCCCGGCGCGCGCCGCGGCGCTGTGGCCCGTGCTCGGCCGCCCCGGTGCGGTGCTCGTGGACGGCGAGGTGGCCGGCACGTGGCGCCCGCGCCAGTCCGGCGGCCGGCTCACCGTGCAGGTGCAGCCGTGGGCCGAGCCCTCGGCCGCCGTCCGCGCCGCCCTGACCGAGCAGGCCGAGCGCCTCGCCGCCTCCCGGGGCGTGCGCCTGGCCGGCGTGGCGCTGCCGTGA
- a CDS encoding nucleotidyltransferase domain-containing protein, whose amino-acid sequence MLTARARVQAAVGQLVASRSGERATVALFRSVARGQPTADSDVDLALVLPEEVSTEQRDAVVDELVDHVRSRTGNTAQVLVVDRAGLARMVAAGDPLARSWSSDALTLAGPALKHLLSEPAAGRPRTQPVDEGGRPVGEPVR is encoded by the coding sequence GTGCTGACCGCCAGGGCCCGGGTGCAGGCGGCGGTCGGCCAGCTGGTCGCCAGCCGCTCGGGAGAGCGAGCCACGGTGGCGCTGTTCAGGTCGGTGGCGCGCGGGCAGCCCACCGCTGACAGCGACGTCGACCTCGCCCTGGTCCTGCCCGAGGAGGTCAGCACCGAGCAGCGCGACGCCGTGGTCGACGAGCTCGTCGACCACGTGCGGTCCCGCACCGGCAACACCGCGCAGGTCCTCGTGGTCGACCGCGCAGGACTGGCTCGCATGGTGGCGGCGGGTGACCCGCTGGCGCGCTCCTGGTCCAGCGACGCGCTCACCCTGGCTGGCCCGGCCCTGAAGCACCTGTTGAGCGAGCCGGCAGCCGGGCGGCCCAGGACGCAGCCGGTAGACGAGGGCGGGCGCCCGGTGGGAGAGCCGGTGAGGTGA